A window from Enterocloster bolteae encodes these proteins:
- a CDS encoding ester cyclase has product MIMQEKEPGTYEKTGIPDPVIPGKTDMKKGEEKGTKMKEKPKSSGKIYYGETEEVNPVRHADYNDYLELAGSKQQLPGFDEEYRDIVDYVLKITHRIWEEKGIGVIYDTYHNDVTMHCASSNLVGIKDVVANTLMTLHSFPDRRLIGEQVIWSKHDTKGYLSSHRVLSTATNLGDSDFGKATGKKVNFRTVIDCAIENNRIYEEWLVRDNLWLVKQLGLDVHEVARNMARGAKGKTPALQSRFGLGESMQGQFFPEKYKAADDSVGEMMLEMHSQVFNYKMINQVKAYYAPDAVVHYICGKDLVGYEEIQGMVISLLASFPNAHHSVDRVTCNRRAGDDEWDVAVRWRLRGLHEGRGMFGAPSMKPVDILGINHYRIAGNQIQEEWVTFDGLDVLKQIYMETEDSYAKTEDNMTEGER; this is encoded by the coding sequence ATGATTATGCAGGAAAAGGAACCGGGTACATATGAAAAAACAGGTATTCCGGACCCGGTGATTCCGGGTAAGACAGATATGAAAAAAGGAGAGGAGAAGGGAACGAAAATGAAGGAAAAGCCAAAAAGCAGCGGTAAGATTTACTACGGTGAGACGGAGGAGGTGAACCCGGTCAGACACGCGGATTACAATGACTATCTGGAACTGGCTGGCTCAAAGCAGCAGCTACCGGGGTTTGATGAGGAATACCGCGACATTGTGGACTATGTGCTTAAGATAACCCACAGAATATGGGAAGAAAAAGGAATTGGGGTCATTTATGACACGTACCATAACGATGTGACCATGCATTGTGCTTCCTCTAATCTGGTGGGAATCAAGGATGTGGTTGCAAATACGCTGATGACCCTGCATTCATTTCCGGACCGCCGTCTGATAGGGGAACAGGTTATCTGGTCAAAGCATGATACAAAGGGATATCTTTCCTCCCACAGGGTCCTGTCCACGGCCACTAATCTTGGGGACAGTGATTTTGGAAAGGCCACAGGGAAAAAGGTTAACTTCCGCACTGTCATTGACTGCGCCATTGAGAACAACCGTATTTACGAGGAATGGCTGGTAAGGGACAATCTGTGGCTGGTAAAGCAGCTGGGATTGGATGTCCATGAAGTTGCCAGGAATATGGCCAGAGGGGCAAAGGGGAAGACTCCTGCTCTGCAGTCCCGGTTTGGACTGGGCGAATCCATGCAGGGGCAGTTTTTCCCTGAGAAATATAAGGCCGCTGATGACAGCGTCGGAGAAATGATGCTGGAAATGCACAGCCAGGTGTTTAACTATAAGATGATTAACCAGGTTAAGGCCTATTATGCGCCGGATGCAGTGGTCCACTATATATGCGGAAAAGACCTGGTGGGATATGAGGAGATTCAGGGAATGGTCATCAGTCTCCTGGCATCCTTCCCCAATGCGCATCACAGCGTGGACCGTGTTACCTGCAACAGGCGGGCCGGGGATGATGAATGGGATGTGGCTGTCAGATGGAGGCTGCGCGGACTGCATGAAGGCCGCGGCATGTTTGGGGCGCCGTCCATGAAGCCGGTGGATATATTAGGAATTAATCATTACCGTATTGCGGGAAATCAGATTCAGGAAGAATGGGTTACATTTGACGGCCTGGATGTACTGAAACAGATTTATATGGAAACAGAGGACAGCTATGCAAAAACAGAAGATAACATGACGGAGGGAGAGAGATAA
- a CDS encoding MFS transporter — protein MSAIALNTSEAENEIILGKNLSAGRRSLAFLSIVIVYFFYCYNFMVGTFVKPTMIAEAASGGFGFTLQQSETIFAVMSFGTIPGTIVFGILNAKIGKKYTLIVVASLIALTTFLPMMTPGSYQVWLVSRLITGGTLGGVFGCAMPLVTELFPQKYRGKLAAVLTSLFSLAMIFGGQLYSFMGDSNWQVLMYTAIIPPAVGAVMIFLFVPNDYQNTRQLNEVSKQQNEKISYLNMYKGKYLWIGLGVILLSGANFTAYSAFSNNATTYLRNSLGLSAAVAGGIYSLQGIGQLIGYNIWGFISDRFGRKKPLIGMALSAVFVFLFMRLGAGNITQLKLVSVFLGFAVGFSGAWGAYYTELFPQKFSALSSGISFNGGRIISTFAIPAIAGLGSAAAGMQGIFMVSMAVFVAGAVIWMFLPETYQKNEKAADNE, from the coding sequence ATGTCTGCAATCGCACTAAATACGTCTGAAGCAGAAAACGAGATAATATTGGGAAAGAATCTGTCGGCTGGCCGCAGGAGTCTTGCATTCTTGTCCATTGTCATTGTATACTTTTTTTATTGTTACAATTTTATGGTGGGAACCTTTGTAAAGCCCACCATGATTGCAGAGGCAGCTTCAGGAGGGTTCGGTTTTACGTTACAGCAGTCGGAAACCATATTTGCGGTTATGTCCTTCGGAACCATTCCCGGAACCATTGTATTCGGCATACTGAATGCAAAGATAGGAAAAAAGTATACATTGATTGTGGTGGCGTCACTGATTGCGCTGACCACATTCCTGCCCATGATGACACCCGGCAGCTATCAGGTATGGCTGGTGTCCAGGCTGATTACAGGCGGTACCCTGGGAGGAGTATTCGGCTGCGCCATGCCTCTGGTGACGGAACTGTTTCCGCAGAAATACCGCGGCAAGCTGGCTGCGGTTCTGACCAGTCTCTTTTCCCTGGCCATGATTTTCGGGGGTCAGCTCTACTCGTTTATGGGGGACTCCAACTGGCAGGTGCTGATGTATACAGCCATCATACCTCCGGCGGTGGGGGCAGTCATGATTTTCCTGTTTGTACCCAACGATTACCAGAATACCAGGCAGTTAAATGAAGTATCCAAACAGCAGAATGAGAAAATCAGCTATTTAAATATGTATAAGGGAAAGTATCTGTGGATTGGACTGGGGGTCATCCTGCTCTCCGGCGCTAACTTTACGGCCTACTCGGCATTTTCCAACAATGCCACTACATATCTTAGAAACTCTCTGGGGCTGAGCGCGGCAGTTGCAGGAGGCATTTACAGCCTTCAGGGCATAGGGCAATTAATCGGTTACAACATATGGGGATTCATTTCAGACAGGTTCGGGCGGAAAAAACCTCTGATTGGGATGGCGCTCAGCGCTGTGTTTGTATTCCTCTTTATGAGGCTGGGGGCCGGGAATATTACCCAGCTCAAGCTGGTATCGGTATTTTTGGGGTTTGCGGTCGGCTTTTCCGGTGCCTGGGGCGCCTATTATACGGAGTTGTTCCCGCAGAAATTCAGCGCCCTGTCCTCCGGAATCTCATTTAACGGGGGAAGAATTATATCCACCTTTGCCATTCCTGCAATTGCAGGCCTGGGATCCGCGGCTGCGGGGATGCAGGGGATCTTCATGGTATCCATGGCAGTATTTGTGGCAGGCGCGGTCATATGGATGTTCCTGCCGGAAACTTATCAGAAAAACGAAAAAGCAGCAGATAATGAATAA
- a CDS encoding LacI family DNA-binding transcriptional regulator has translation MTIKDIAKNLNVSYSTVSLSLNNDPRVAEKTKKRVIEEAERLGFTFNANARSLVTKKTNRIGIIFSDNFNAPDYRWFFNEIETYSTRAVENCGYDFLIQPNKNIHSQSNILRMVNGKMVDGLVIFSKTLTEAEYKFLGDAGIPYVYVYFKPSFSADIPDHFFWDDNRKGGYWATKHLLEHGHRKILTIRSNDPELKMYDDRTAGYMEAMAEYGAEPAVLTARMDFESQKEFVRQNIEYIRKFTGIFSQQDLPALSIVQQLKKYYGMDVPEDLSIVGYNDIELIHYLDIPLDTIADPREEVITNAVNSLVCRIEGREDLNPRKIYPRLITRGSVRDAAQAGPVK, from the coding sequence ATGACCATCAAAGATATTGCTAAAAATTTAAATGTCAGCTATTCCACTGTCTCTTTGTCCTTGAATAACGACCCCAGGGTCGCGGAGAAAACAAAAAAACGTGTCATAGAAGAGGCGGAGCGCCTGGGATTTACCTTTAATGCCAATGCCCGCAGTCTGGTGACAAAAAAAACAAACCGTATCGGCATTATATTTTCAGATAACTTTAATGCGCCTGATTACCGCTGGTTTTTCAATGAGATTGAGACCTACTCTACCAGAGCAGTTGAAAACTGCGGATATGATTTTTTGATACAGCCCAACAAAAACATACATTCCCAGAGTAATATACTCAGAATGGTCAATGGGAAGATGGTGGACGGCCTTGTTATTTTTTCCAAAACCCTGACAGAGGCCGAGTATAAATTCCTGGGTGATGCCGGCATTCCATATGTATATGTATATTTTAAACCTTCCTTTTCCGCAGATATACCGGATCATTTCTTTTGGGATGACAACAGGAAGGGGGGATACTGGGCCACAAAGCACCTTCTGGAGCATGGACACAGGAAAATCCTGACCATCCGTTCCAATGACCCGGAACTGAAGATGTATGATGACCGCACGGCCGGATACATGGAAGCCATGGCGGAATACGGCGCAGAGCCGGCGGTATTGACAGCCCGCATGGATTTTGAATCCCAGAAGGAGTTTGTAAGACAGAATATTGAATATATACGCAAATTTACGGGTATCTTTTCCCAGCAGGACCTTCCGGCCTTGTCCATTGTACAGCAGTTAAAGAAGTACTATGGGATGGATGTTCCGGAGGACCTGTCAATCGTGGGATATAATGATATTGAACTGATTCATTATCTGGACATTCCGCTGGACACCATTGCAGATCCCAGGGAAGAAGTGATTACCAATGCGGTTAATTCCCTTGTCTGCCGCATTGAGGGAAGGGAAGATCTGAATCCGCGGAAAATTTACCCGCGTTTAATCACACGGGGATCCGTACGGGACGCGGCACAGGCCGGTCCTGTAAAATAG
- a CDS encoding sodium:solute symporter family transporter, producing the protein MTFTIIDAAIIFIYLMGMLVLGFIMGKTNKTQEDYFVAKRSLPWLPIGLSIAATMISCNSFVGGPGWGYHSGLLPFMQNMTVPLALFISTTIFVPMLYDLKLTSVYEYIELRLGPKTRMAAVLGFILNSLIQVSSMVFVPSLVLQRFMGVSINIIIPVIVVIAVVYTMAGGIKAVIWTDAIQILVIWGGLIGGMVFLFSKSDIGFFETVRMAAQAGKLRAIDTSWQFSLTNENGFWAALVGGLFMWSRYFSFDQAQVQRMFTAKSIRELKRSFVVSGIMMNVLYFLFIFLGALLFIQFGGAAFENANDVMIRFIGGLPAGLVGLLLASLFAAAMSSVDSLLNSMSTVFTKDIYERYIEKEKEASLKTSMMVSAVWGILVYIITMLAFSGTSKSILAVIGSYISYISGPTCGIFLLAMLTKKANDKGTVCGAVVGFIITLLFGTLAGFTWMWNSAFGTVMTFLAGYVFSCLFGEPAGEQARRYTIRGHMACLKEQGRTEENGISLMPFAVDRYSMILLVFFLIQLAVICFFQRA; encoded by the coding sequence ATGACATTTACAATCATAGATGCTGCAATCATTTTCATTTATCTTATGGGAATGCTTGTGTTAGGATTTATCATGGGCAAGACCAACAAAACCCAGGAAGATTATTTTGTTGCAAAGCGTTCATTGCCATGGCTGCCAATCGGACTGTCCATTGCCGCCACCATGATTAGCTGCAACAGCTTTGTGGGAGGCCCAGGATGGGGGTATCACAGCGGACTGCTTCCGTTCATGCAGAACATGACAGTGCCATTGGCATTATTCATCAGCACCACTATATTTGTGCCCATGCTGTACGATCTGAAATTGACATCCGTATATGAGTACATTGAACTCCGGCTGGGTCCTAAAACACGGATGGCGGCAGTGCTGGGCTTCATCCTCAACTCCCTGATTCAGGTCAGCTCCATGGTGTTTGTCCCTTCCCTGGTCCTGCAGCGTTTTATGGGTGTCAGCATAAACATCATAATACCGGTCATTGTGGTGATTGCGGTGGTTTACACAATGGCCGGCGGAATCAAGGCAGTTATCTGGACGGATGCTATCCAGATATTGGTAATATGGGGCGGCCTGATAGGCGGAATGGTTTTCCTGTTCTCAAAGAGTGATATCGGATTTTTTGAAACCGTCCGCATGGCTGCACAGGCAGGGAAGCTGAGGGCGATTGACACCAGCTGGCAGTTCTCCCTGACCAATGAGAACGGATTTTGGGCGGCATTGGTAGGGGGACTGTTTATGTGGTCACGGTATTTTTCCTTTGACCAGGCCCAGGTTCAAAGGATGTTTACGGCCAAATCCATACGGGAATTAAAGCGTTCGTTTGTGGTGAGCGGTATCATGATGAATGTCCTCTATTTCCTGTTCATTTTTCTGGGAGCGCTGTTATTTATACAGTTTGGCGGGGCTGCCTTTGAAAATGCCAATGATGTGATGATCCGTTTCATCGGCGGTCTGCCGGCAGGACTGGTGGGGCTGCTGCTGGCAAGTTTGTTTGCTGCAGCCATGTCCAGTGTGGATTCCCTGCTGAATTCCATGTCCACGGTATTCACCAAGGATATATATGAGAGATATATAGAAAAAGAAAAGGAGGCCTCCTTAAAGACCTCCATGATGGTATCGGCCGTCTGGGGAATCCTGGTATATATCATCACCATGCTGGCCTTTTCCGGTACTTCAAAATCTATTTTGGCGGTTATCGGCAGCTATATATCCTATATAAGCGGCCCTACCTGCGGTATATTTCTTTTAGCCATGCTCACGAAAAAGGCCAATGACAAAGGAACGGTATGCGGTGCTGTAGTTGGTTTCATTATCACATTGCTGTTTGGAACATTGGCCGGATTTACCTGGATGTGGAATTCTGCCTTTGGCACGGTGATGACCTTTCTGGCAGGGTATGTATTCAGCTGCCTGTTTGGAGAGCCGGCGGGAGAACAGGCCCGGCGTTATACAATCCGCGGCCATATGGCCTGTTTGAAGGAGCAGGGGCGTACCGAGGAAAACGGTATCAGCCTTATGCCCTTTGCAGTTGACAGATACAGTATGATCCTGTTGGTTTTCTTTTTGATTCAGCTGGCGGTCATCTGTTTCTTTCAGCGGGCTTAG
- a CDS encoding DUF3100 domain-containing protein → MRKKLSDMTKQYSSFFLCVILCCLAAEFIGPIKLSLGRFTVTFLPLLYAMLLMLVLYLAKPVRGVGKAYVPAASRMLSMGVVFAMAKLGISSGASIKEMISASPILILQNIGNIGTVLFALPIALILGMKREAVGMSYALSREPNVALIADMYGSESDEFKGVMVCYIVGTVFGSIFMSVIPPLFVTLGIFRPEAAAMAVGAGSSSMMAAGLAGVIEASPASNPDTLTAFATISNVISSAITVYLGIFITIPLSNLIYKVMKRKGVPS, encoded by the coding sequence ATGCGAAAGAAACTGTCTGATATGACAAAACAATACTCTTCATTTTTTCTATGTGTTATCCTGTGCTGCCTGGCCGCAGAATTCATTGGTCCCATTAAGCTCTCCTTAGGGAGGTTTACCGTTACCTTTCTGCCGCTGTTATACGCCATGCTTCTTATGCTGGTCCTGTATCTGGCAAAACCGGTCCGGGGAGTGGGGAAAGCTTATGTTCCGGCTGCTTCCAGGATGCTGTCCATGGGGGTTGTGTTCGCCATGGCAAAGCTGGGCATTTCCAGCGGCGCTTCCATAAAGGAGATGATTTCCGCCAGTCCAATCCTGATTTTACAGAACATCGGAAACATTGGAACCGTGCTTTTTGCCCTTCCCATTGCCCTGATATTAGGCATGAAACGGGAAGCCGTGGGCATGAGCTATGCGCTCAGCCGCGAGCCGAATGTTGCTCTGATTGCCGATATGTACGGCAGTGAATCCGATGAATTTAAGGGCGTTATGGTCTGCTACATCGTGGGAACCGTATTCGGCAGCATTTTTATGAGTGTTATTCCTCCGCTTTTTGTCACCCTTGGAATCTTCCGCCCTGAAGCCGCCGCCATGGCTGTGGGGGCAGGAAGTTCCTCCATGATGGCGGCAGGACTGGCAGGTGTGATAGAAGCATCCCCTGCCAGCAATCCCGACACGCTGACAGCCTTTGCAACCATCAGCAATGTTATCTCATCTGCAATCACAGTCTACCTTGGGATCTTTATAACCATCCCGCTGAGCAACCTGATTTATAAGGTCATGAAAAGAAAAGGGGTACCATCATGA
- a CDS encoding nuclear transport factor 2 family protein has product MGQYQEAKKVALSYFDALEKAEPEQVLQVFREYMTEDYNWKGVYPFREQNGREAVAESFWIPLKKALRHMQRRQDIFIAGTNEISGEEWVMSMGHLMGLFDQDFLGIRHTRKMASLRYAEFSCVENGKICKSGMFVDLIGLMIQAGENPLPPSTGNYFIYPGPRYHDGILLEDAPEEEGIKTLALVNKMVDDLDELNKSGAMGCPPEVLEKAWASDMIWYGPGGIGASYTIPRYQEQHQLPFRNHLKDKTFNGHVCRFAEGNFACFFGWPNLTNTPIGGFLGLPGGGRGDMQVVDVYCRRGDKLSENWVLIDLPYWLKQQGLDIFERTRQILNHD; this is encoded by the coding sequence ATGGGACAATATCAGGAAGCAAAAAAGGTAGCATTGTCATATTTTGACGCACTGGAAAAGGCTGAACCGGAACAGGTGCTCCAGGTTTTCCGGGAATATATGACCGAGGACTATAATTGGAAGGGGGTATACCCGTTCCGTGAGCAAAACGGCAGGGAGGCTGTGGCGGAGTCATTCTGGATACCTTTAAAAAAGGCTCTCCGCCATATGCAGAGGAGACAGGACATCTTTATCGCTGGTACAAATGAAATCAGCGGTGAGGAATGGGTTATGAGCATGGGACATCTGATGGGTCTATTCGACCAGGATTTTCTGGGGATTCGCCATACCAGGAAAATGGCCAGCCTCCGTTATGCGGAATTCAGCTGTGTAGAGAATGGCAAGATATGCAAGAGCGGTATGTTCGTGGATTTAATCGGACTCATGATCCAGGCCGGCGAAAATCCACTTCCGCCTTCCACTGGAAATTATTTTATCTACCCCGGCCCCAGGTATCATGATGGAATTCTGTTGGAAGACGCTCCTGAAGAGGAAGGGATAAAAACACTTGCACTGGTGAATAAAATGGTAGACGACCTGGACGAGCTGAATAAGAGCGGGGCCATGGGCTGTCCCCCTGAGGTTTTGGAAAAGGCCTGGGCATCGGATATGATTTGGTATGGTCCGGGGGGAATCGGAGCTTCCTATACCATTCCGCGCTACCAGGAACAGCACCAGCTTCCGTTCCGCAATCATTTAAAGGACAAAACCTTTAACGGGCATGTATGCCGGTTTGCGGAAGGCAACTTTGCATGCTTCTTCGGCTGGCCCAACCTGACCAATACACCCATCGGAGGATTTCTGGGCTTACCCGGAGGAGGAAGAGGAGATATGCAGGTGGTGGATGTTTACTGCCGCAGGGGAGACAAGCTTTCTGAAAACTGGGTTTTAATCGACCTCCCGTACTGGCTGAAACAGCAGGGACTGGATATTTTTGAGAGGACACGTCAGATTCTGAACCACGACTGA
- a CDS encoding MFS transporter has protein sequence METPSLKKNLPLLITLTLSGSFICSLPWFRSYYYNPFMETFGMTNTQMGLCGTALGVGGIAAYLFGGIICDYISIKKLIPAAMISTGALGLVMLTIPSPIIMVIIHGLFAITCLMLFFPAQTKAVRNLASVNEQGKAFGIFEGGRGISNAVYLAIAALIFGQMTIIKSESFGVRGIILFYSVMTILLGVIDIVLLKGIDDGKKGDSNDTVNLKMLTKPLKMPAVWLMIGIIFATLTISTGYYYISPYVTEVFGVSALLGAVLSSSSQYIRPIASFGAGVLGDRINNSKVMLIGQIGLAIALVIILAVPSSMGVLPILVACLMIFFCMYMCVTMHFAIMDEEYFPPECVGTAIGLICAIGYLPEATSPFVAGVILDHFPGAAGYRLFFVYLFAVTVFGLVLTVIWLRRTKARRAEILEKLKK, from the coding sequence ATGGAAACTCCATCCTTAAAAAAGAATCTGCCGCTCTTAATCACGCTGACATTGTCCGGTTCCTTTATCTGCTCTCTTCCCTGGTTCCGTTCATACTATTATAATCCCTTTATGGAAACCTTCGGCATGACCAATACCCAGATGGGCCTGTGCGGTACGGCCCTCGGCGTAGGCGGAATCGCCGCATACCTGTTCGGCGGAATTATCTGCGACTACATATCCATCAAAAAACTGATTCCCGCAGCCATGATATCAACAGGTGCCCTGGGACTTGTGATGCTGACCATTCCTTCTCCCATCATTATGGTAATCATTCACGGTCTGTTTGCCATCACCTGCCTGATGCTCTTTTTCCCGGCTCAGACAAAGGCGGTGCGTAATCTGGCATCTGTCAATGAGCAGGGAAAGGCCTTCGGTATCTTTGAAGGAGGACGCGGTATCTCAAACGCCGTATATCTGGCAATCGCTGCTTTGATTTTCGGCCAGATGACGATTATAAAAAGCGAATCCTTTGGCGTACGCGGAATCATTCTGTTCTATTCTGTTATGACCATTCTCCTGGGTGTGATTGATATTGTCCTGCTGAAGGGAATTGACGATGGCAAAAAAGGTGACAGCAATGATACTGTAAACTTAAAAATGCTTACAAAGCCCCTCAAAATGCCTGCAGTCTGGCTGATGATTGGCATCATCTTCGCGACATTAACCATCAGCACCGGTTACTACTATATTTCACCTTATGTAACCGAGGTGTTCGGTGTCAGCGCGCTTCTTGGCGCTGTTCTGTCCTCTTCCTCACAGTACATACGTCCCATTGCCTCCTTCGGGGCAGGCGTGCTGGGCGACAGAATCAACAATTCCAAGGTCATGCTCATTGGACAGATTGGACTCGCTATTGCTCTGGTTATTATCCTGGCCGTTCCGTCCTCCATGGGAGTCCTTCCCATTCTGGTGGCCTGCCTGATGATTTTCTTCTGCATGTATATGTGCGTAACCATGCATTTTGCCATTATGGATGAGGAATATTTCCCGCCTGAATGCGTGGGAACCGCTATCGGCCTGATATGTGCCATTGGCTATCTGCCGGAGGCCACATCACCCTTTGTAGCTGGTGTGATTCTGGATCATTTTCCAGGTGCCGCCGGATACCGCCTGTTCTTTGTCTACCTTTTTGCCGTTACTGTTTTCGGACTGGTACTGACTGTTATCTGGCTGCGCAGAACAAAAGCCAGACGGGCGGAGATTCTGGAAAAGCTGAAAAAATAG
- a CDS encoding M20 metallopeptidase family protein gives MDIKQRIEEIYPELVEIRRDFHRHPEPGFEEKWTSARIRERLDGWGISYEYPVAGTGIAAMIQGSRPGRGNTVALRADMDALPLTENPACPYGSMNPGFMHACGHDAHVSIALGAARILRECKAEWSGCVKFFFQPAEETTGGALPMVEAGCMEEPHVDYVIGLHVMPTHESGEIEIRYGDLNASSDHIHIKLRGKSCHGAYPDTGVDAIVMAAAVINSLQVLVSRCISPLDNGVLTIGTICGGTAGNIVAGEVEMTGTLRTTDRMVRQNIIDTMTRMVKCTCQAMGGNGEVTVTPGYAALINTDQVVDVLVETASDIIGEEHIHWKKCPSMGVEDFSFFLDKAKGVFYHLGCASRRKKITAPLHSQDFDMDETCLKLGVEMQTRLALRLLEREVNPAISG, from the coding sequence ATGGATATAAAACAGCGTATAGAAGAAATATACCCGGAGCTGGTGGAGATCCGCAGGGATTTCCACCGCCATCCTGAACCTGGGTTTGAAGAAAAATGGACCAGTGCCCGTATCCGCGAACGGCTGGACGGATGGGGGATTTCCTACGAATATCCTGTAGCAGGCACGGGGATTGCAGCCATGATTCAGGGCAGCAGACCGGGCAGGGGAAACACGGTGGCCCTGCGGGCTGACATGGATGCCCTGCCGCTGACGGAGAATCCGGCCTGCCCGTACGGCTCCATGAATCCCGGCTTTATGCATGCCTGCGGCCATGATGCCCATGTGTCCATAGCTCTGGGTGCGGCCCGCATCCTGAGGGAATGTAAGGCAGAGTGGTCCGGGTGTGTGAAGTTCTTTTTCCAGCCCGCAGAGGAGACTACAGGAGGCGCACTTCCCATGGTGGAGGCTGGCTGTATGGAAGAACCTCATGTGGATTATGTCATAGGCCTGCATGTGATGCCAACCCATGAGTCAGGCGAAATTGAAATCCGCTACGGTGATTTAAATGCCTCTTCTGACCATATACACATAAAACTTCGTGGAAAAAGCTGTCATGGGGCTTATCCGGATACAGGGGTGGATGCCATTGTCATGGCTGCTGCTGTCATAAACAGCCTGCAGGTTCTGGTGAGCCGCTGTATTTCCCCGCTGGACAATGGGGTGCTCACAATAGGGACCATATGCGGCGGGACTGCCGGCAACATTGTTGCAGGGGAAGTGGAGATGACCGGCACCCTTAGAACCACAGACCGGATGGTGAGGCAGAATATCATTGACACCATGACCCGCATGGTAAAGTGCACCTGCCAGGCAATGGGAGGAAACGGCGAAGTCACGGTGACCCCGGGATATGCCGCCCTTATCAACACGGATCAGGTGGTGGATGTGCTGGTGGAAACAGCTTCTGACATCATTGGAGAGGAACATATCCACTGGAAGAAGTGTCCCAGCATGGGGGTGGAGGACTTTTCATTTTTCCTGGACAAGGCCAAGGGTGTCTTTTATCATCTGGGCTGCGCCAGCAGAAGGAAAAAGATCACGGCGCCCCTTCACAGCCAGGACTTTGATATGGATGAAACCTGTCTCAAGCTGGGGGTTGAAATGCAGACCAGGCTGGCCCTGCGGCTGTTGGAAAGAGAGGTGAATCCAGCCATATCAGGGTGA
- a CDS encoding amidohydrolase — translation MEELYKKTLDRLKAELKKQLPEIEANGDWLWHHPEAGFKETETQKYCLEVLKNHGFEACTWPDVTGFTCTYDTGRPGPCVMIMGEMDSLICYSHPDCNPETGAAHACGHSIQVATAMGAFITLTESGVLENFGGKVMLAGVPAEECLEIEWRTREIQKGRLHYLCGKAELLYRGAFDGVDIVISMHAGLGNDGTITILGSHNGFISKNVTFQGRSAHAAADPENGINALYMANTALTALNSLRETFKDSDTVRVHPIITKGGTVVNAIPEEVCVECLCRAGKTETVLDVSKKFDQAMGAGAYAFGGKALVRTQPGYLPYRPLPELDQAAVQTADDILGKGRVNKGGHNCGSTDLGDLNEVIPGIQVFVNYMYGDHHGADYRIADRKIYETASLFLAAMACRLLDDGGALAKKVKAAHKPLFASAEDYCAYVKSLETEQILP, via the coding sequence ATGGAAGAATTATACAAGAAAACGCTGGACCGGCTGAAGGCCGAGCTTAAGAAACAACTGCCGGAGATAGAGGCAAATGGTGACTGGCTCTGGCATCACCCGGAGGCAGGATTTAAAGAAACAGAAACCCAGAAATACTGTCTGGAGGTTCTGAAAAACCATGGCTTTGAGGCCTGTACCTGGCCGGATGTAACAGGTTTTACCTGTACCTATGACACCGGAAGGCCCGGCCCCTGTGTGATGATCATGGGAGAGATGGATTCACTTATCTGCTATTCCCATCCGGACTGCAATCCTGAAACAGGTGCAGCCCATGCCTGCGGCCATTCCATCCAGGTGGCCACAGCCATGGGGGCGTTCATCACTCTCACAGAGAGCGGCGTATTAGAGAATTTCGGCGGAAAGGTCATGTTAGCCGGTGTTCCTGCGGAGGAATGCCTGGAGATAGAGTGGAGAACCCGGGAAATCCAAAAGGGGCGGCTCCATTACCTTTGCGGCAAAGCGGAACTGCTGTACCGGGGCGCATTTGACGGCGTGGACATTGTCATCTCCATGCACGCCGGTCTGGGAAATGACGGCACAATCACCATCCTTGGCTCCCACAACGGCTTCATCTCCAAAAATGTCACATTCCAGGGACGATCCGCCCACGCGGCAGCGGATCCGGAAAACGGGATCAACGCCCTGTACATGGCAAATACGGCTCTGACTGCTCTCAATTCCTTAAGAGAAACCTTTAAGGACAGCGATACTGTGCGTGTTCATCCAATCATCACCAAAGGCGGTACGGTTGTAAATGCCATTCCTGAGGAAGTATGCGTAGAATGTCTGTGCCGTGCCGGAAAGACGGAAACGGTTCTGGATGTTTCAAAGAAATTTGACCAGGCCATGGGGGCAGGCGCTTACGCCTTCGGCGGGAAGGCCCTGGTTCGCACACAGCCTGGTTACCTGCCCTACCGCCCCCTGCCGGAGCTTGACCAGGCAGCGGTTCAGACAGCAGACGATATCCTGGGCAAAGGCCGCGTAAACAAAGGCGGACATAACTGCGGTTCTACGGATCTTGGCGACTTAAACGAGGTCATTCCCGGAATCCAGGTATTTGTCAACTATATGTATGGGGACCATCACGGGGCGGATTACAGGATTGCGGACCGGAAAATATATGAAACCGCATCTTTATTTCTGGCTGCCATGGCCTGCCGCCTGCTGGATGACGGGGGCGCCCTGGCCAAAAAAGTGAAGGCGGCCCATAAGCCCCTGTTCGCCAGCGCCGAAGACTACTGTGCTTATGTAAAGTCCCTTGAAACCGAGCAAATTTTACCATAA